In one window of Legionella fallonii LLAP-10 DNA:
- a CDS encoding coiled-coil domain-containing protein: MMDTIQLKPDEHLEVILRDPTSIVSKERALSESTYPLLAAYYQWIRKINGIHTKLDTIIDNEQILGEFIFLCEHNLLFFLTVTGRFDVIKELFLPHKLTARERYLIHLIQREHAQAHRQQDISSIKAPKQVSEKETPHHLDDWKKYANGLSNMDFYYYYTQEIKRISCEYNLKQIQVLSQAYNARQTRLLQAIDIMRSDDTISEEVKLEAERLYKKYSEIISDFPDYNSIGINPQNLSLHVIEQDYHRMRKHYDDSEEIHDFLEKNSRDNARLKVLLREERRQSKSTKEQLKANEKEYKEEIKVLTSHLKKVSEAALGDIDKNLHHIIHFINKCPQNNLNSEQQKALKESVNQLKEYRDKFKKTKNFDETQDLLKECSGKLQIIKDILKPNLPQNALKVLVKEIQLFNEGIIERREPLPEEQLVSEEQLMLDLPSAPVIQEKIDSETQSASSETEDSNKDGLESQFKESAVAIEQALHNITLFKSELQIIRGENELIELSEEEQQSYKIEINKLLKDVQLSKENDSIAPDDLPKIEKTEELIKKVKTIGFDRVNINLLKSLYDQVDSLSNQYERLEKSKDKLSDLIDNLTDNLQKNVQI, encoded by the coding sequence ATGATGGATACCATTCAATTAAAACCCGACGAACACCTGGAAGTGATATTACGAGATCCAACTAGTATTGTATCTAAAGAGCGTGCATTATCTGAATCAACCTACCCTTTGCTTGCAGCTTATTATCAATGGATCAGGAAAATAAATGGAATCCATACAAAATTGGACACCATCATTGATAATGAACAGATACTTGGAGAATTTATCTTCTTATGTGAGCATAACCTATTATTCTTCCTTACTGTTACTGGACGTTTTGATGTAATTAAGGAGCTTTTTTTACCACATAAATTAACAGCAAGAGAACGATATTTGATTCATTTAATTCAAAGAGAACACGCTCAGGCACATCGTCAACAAGATATATCCTCTATAAAAGCCCCAAAACAAGTGAGTGAAAAAGAAACCCCTCACCATTTAGATGATTGGAAGAAATACGCCAATGGCTTATCTAATATGGATTTCTATTATTATTACACTCAAGAAATAAAACGTATCTCCTGTGAATATAATCTCAAACAAATACAGGTGCTGTCTCAAGCCTACAATGCCAGACAAACAAGATTACTCCAAGCAATTGATATAATGAGATCAGATGACACTATCAGCGAAGAAGTAAAACTTGAAGCAGAAAGACTGTACAAGAAATACAGCGAGATAATTAGCGATTTTCCTGATTATAACTCTATAGGAATAAACCCACAAAATCTCTCCTTGCATGTTATAGAACAAGACTATCATCGCATGCGAAAACATTATGATGATTCAGAAGAAATACATGATTTTTTAGAAAAAAACAGCCGTGATAACGCTCGACTAAAAGTGTTGTTAAGAGAAGAGAGAAGACAAAGTAAGAGCACTAAAGAGCAATTAAAGGCCAATGAAAAAGAATACAAGGAAGAAATCAAGGTACTCACTTCGCATTTGAAAAAAGTAAGTGAGGCCGCTCTTGGTGATATAGATAAAAATTTGCACCACATCATTCATTTTATTAATAAATGTCCCCAAAATAATTTGAACTCCGAACAACAAAAGGCATTAAAGGAGTCGGTTAATCAATTAAAGGAATATAGAGATAAATTCAAAAAAACTAAAAATTTTGACGAAACTCAAGATTTATTAAAAGAATGCTCTGGAAAATTACAAATAATCAAAGATATACTCAAACCTAACCTTCCCCAGAACGCTTTAAAAGTTCTTGTAAAAGAAATTCAATTGTTCAATGAAGGGATTATTGAGCGCAGAGAGCCTCTACCAGAAGAACAATTGGTATCAGAAGAACAGTTAATGTTAGATCTCCCATCTGCTCCTGTGATTCAAGAAAAAATAGATTCTGAAACCCAATCAGCAAGTAGTGAGACTGAAGATAGCAATAAAGATGGGCTTGAATCACAATTTAAGGAATCAGCTGTTGCTATAGAACAAGCACTACATAATATCACTCTGTTTAAATCAGAACTGCAAATAATACGCGGAGAAAATGAGCTAATAGAACTCTCGGAAGAAGAACAACAAAGTTATAAAATTGAAATCAATAAATTACTAAAAGACGTACAGCTGAGTAAAGAAAATGATTCTATTGCCCCTGACGATTTACCGAAAATCGAAAAGACAGAAGAACTAATAAAGAAAGTTAAAACTATAGGTTTTGATCGGGTCAATATCAATCTTTTAAAATCACTTTACGATCAAGTAGATAGCTTAAGTAATCAATATGAACGCTTGGAGAAATCAAAAGATAAACTCAGTGATTTAATAGATAACTTAACGGATAACTTACAGAAAAATGTTCAAATTTAA
- a CDS encoding phosphatase PAP2 family protein: protein MTQCEKMSNSMRNPWCIAIYFILVVLAYLFLDKPLAIYFHQLDLRTHMHVLQYLTEFGKVPIYVVLFTLSVLYFRYVRPNDVYEAKAWYMLGCIVIPNLVCLVIKVILGRARPELWFSIQAFGFYGFKTKALYWSLPSGHTTTIVGLAAGLGVLFPKYFYAYLTLAFFVILTRVLLYHHYLSDVMTAFYLSMLVVGLFTQYIKRNQYLSKAWIK from the coding sequence ATGACTCAATGTGAAAAAATGTCTAATTCAATGAGAAATCCTTGGTGTATCGCTATATATTTTATCCTGGTTGTTTTGGCGTATTTATTTTTAGATAAGCCTCTGGCCATTTATTTTCACCAATTAGATTTAAGAACTCATATGCATGTGCTTCAGTATCTTACTGAGTTTGGAAAAGTGCCTATCTACGTTGTACTCTTTACTTTGAGTGTTTTATATTTTCGTTATGTACGTCCTAATGATGTCTATGAAGCTAAAGCCTGGTACATGCTGGGTTGCATTGTTATTCCTAATTTGGTTTGCCTGGTTATCAAAGTAATTTTAGGTCGTGCTCGTCCTGAATTATGGTTTTCGATACAAGCTTTTGGTTTTTATGGATTTAAAACTAAAGCTTTATATTGGTCTCTACCATCTGGTCATACTACCACTATAGTGGGGTTGGCTGCTGGGTTAGGGGTCTTATTTCCAAAGTACTTTTATGCTTATCTCACTTTGGCATTTTTTGTAATTCTTACTAGAGTATTGTTGTACCATCACTATTTAAGTGATGTGATGACTGCTTTTTATCTAAGTATGCTAGTAGTTGGACTATTTACTCAATATATTAAAAGGAATCAATATTTGAGTAAGGCTTGGATAAAATGA
- a CDS encoding electron transfer flavoprotein subunit beta/FixA family protein, whose translation MKILVAAKRVVDPYVKIRVKSDNTGVETQNIKMAMNPFDEIAIEEALRLREKNWASEVIAVSIGGDSSQETLRHALALGADRAILVRTEKSLESLNIAKVLKKIVEDEKPSLVLMGKQTIDGDNNQTPQMLAALLNWPQATYASKINPSGESLEVTREIDGGLETVQVALPAVVSTDLRLNEPRYASLPNIMKAKKKVLDVLELESLGLSLKQHVEILKVNAPATRSGGIKVDSVAALLDKLQHEAKVL comes from the coding sequence ATGAAAATACTCGTGGCAGCGAAGCGTGTAGTAGACCCATATGTCAAAATTCGTGTTAAATCGGATAATACAGGAGTTGAAACACAAAACATTAAAATGGCTATGAATCCTTTTGATGAGATAGCCATAGAAGAAGCCTTACGTTTGCGTGAGAAAAACTGGGCAAGCGAAGTTATCGCAGTCAGTATTGGGGGCGACAGCTCTCAGGAAACGTTAAGACATGCTTTAGCTTTAGGTGCGGACAGGGCTATTTTGGTTCGTACAGAAAAAAGCTTGGAAAGCCTTAATATAGCCAAAGTTCTTAAAAAGATCGTTGAGGACGAAAAGCCTTCATTAGTTCTCATGGGCAAACAAACTATCGATGGTGATAATAATCAGACACCACAGATGTTGGCTGCCTTACTAAACTGGCCTCAAGCGACCTATGCGTCTAAAATTAATCCAAGCGGGGAATCTCTAGAGGTCACTAGAGAAATTGATGGCGGCTTGGAGACAGTACAAGTTGCATTGCCTGCAGTAGTCAGTACGGATTTACGTTTGAATGAACCACGCTATGCTAGTCTTCCTAACATTATGAAAGCCAAAAAGAAGGTTTTAGATGTACTTGAGCTGGAATCATTGGGGCTATCACTTAAACAGCATGTTGAGATTTTGAAAGTTAATGCTCCTGCAACTCGTAGTGGAGGGATAAAGGTTGATTCTGTAGCTGCATTGCTGGATAAATTACAACATGAAGCCAAAGTGCTTTGA
- a CDS encoding electron transfer flavoprotein subunit alpha/FixB family protein: protein MSTLVLVEHDNKEMHPATRNTLTAALEFDNQPTLLVVGHQCKDVAAQVATLSGVHAVLCVDKPCYEHQLPEQVSELVASFASSFNAILAASSTYGKSILPRIAALLDVAQISDVSKIIDHNTFEHPIYAGNAIETVRVLDAVKVVTVRTTAFNPVTGSQDSCCIENIDKEFQTKGSQFIKHELSKSERPDLGSAKIVVSGGRGLQSAEKFKLIEDLADVLGAAVGASRAAVDAGFVPNDYQVGQTGKVVAPLLYIAVGISGAVQHLAGMKDSKVIVAINKDEDAPIFQIANYGLVGDLFELIPQLIEQLKNR from the coding sequence ATGAGCACTCTAGTACTTGTTGAACATGATAATAAAGAGATGCATCCGGCAACACGCAATACTCTAACAGCCGCTTTGGAATTTGATAACCAACCGACCTTACTGGTGGTGGGGCATCAATGTAAGGACGTCGCAGCACAAGTTGCTACTCTTTCAGGCGTCCATGCCGTTTTGTGTGTAGATAAACCCTGCTACGAACACCAATTACCTGAGCAAGTCAGCGAGTTAGTTGCTTCTTTTGCTAGTTCCTTTAATGCCATTTTGGCTGCCTCTAGTACTTATGGTAAGAGCATTTTACCTAGAATAGCGGCCTTATTGGATGTAGCACAGATTTCCGATGTAAGTAAGATCATTGACCATAATACTTTTGAACACCCTATTTATGCCGGTAATGCTATAGAAACGGTACGGGTTTTAGATGCTGTAAAAGTAGTTACTGTCAGGACTACCGCGTTTAACCCAGTGACTGGAAGTCAGGATAGTTGCTGCATAGAAAATATCGATAAGGAGTTTCAAACCAAGGGCAGTCAGTTTATTAAGCATGAATTAAGCAAATCAGAAAGACCTGATTTGGGTTCTGCCAAAATAGTAGTATCTGGTGGAAGAGGTTTACAAAGTGCAGAAAAATTTAAATTAATTGAAGACTTAGCTGATGTTTTAGGAGCTGCAGTAGGGGCTTCCCGTGCTGCGGTAGATGCGGGATTTGTACCCAATGATTATCAAGTTGGGCAAACTGGAAAAGTTGTTGCTCCTTTACTTTATATAGCTGTAGGTATTTCCGGAGCCGTGCAGCATCTAGCCGGAATGAAAGATTCTAAGGTTATAGTTGCAATTAATAAAGATGAAGATGCGCCTATTTTTCAAATAGCGAATTATGGGTTGGTAGGTGATTTATTTGAATTAATTCCACAATTAATAGAGCAGTTAAAGAACCGCTAA
- the ald gene encoding alanine dehydrogenase — MLVGVPKEIKPQENRVGLVPSSVREIIRSGSSVLVEKGAGLGIGISDDDYRHAGAEIVDTADEVFDRAELIVKVKEPQPIECKRLREGQTLFTYLHLAPDPQQARMLKESGVTAIAYETVTQTDGGLPLLTPMSQVAGRMSIQAGAHCLEMAQGGSGVLLGGVPGVAAATVVVIGGGVVGTNAVRMAMGMEARVVVLDRSLQRLNELDFQFGSKLNTVYSTADAIEHYVASADLVIGAVLVPGAASPKLVSRAMLKSMRPGSVLVDVAIDQGGCFETSRATTHEEPTYVVDNVVHYCVANMPGAVPRTSTFALNNATLPFVLNIVTKGTKLALLDDHHLLNGLNIHQGKVTYEAVARDLDYEYFPANIALAGR; from the coding sequence ATGTTAGTAGGCGTTCCAAAAGAAATAAAACCACAAGAAAATCGTGTTGGCCTTGTTCCTTCAAGCGTTAGAGAAATCATTAGATCTGGTAGTTCTGTTCTTGTAGAAAAGGGAGCTGGTTTAGGCATTGGTATCTCTGATGATGATTATCGTCATGCTGGTGCTGAAATTGTAGATACTGCTGATGAGGTTTTTGACAGGGCCGAATTAATTGTAAAAGTAAAAGAACCTCAACCTATAGAATGCAAACGATTACGCGAGGGGCAAACTTTATTCACTTACTTGCATTTGGCTCCAGATCCTCAACAAGCTCGTATGTTAAAAGAGTCTGGTGTAACCGCTATTGCTTACGAAACTGTAACTCAAACTGATGGTGGTCTACCGTTATTAACCCCCATGTCTCAAGTTGCGGGCCGTATGTCTATCCAAGCAGGAGCTCATTGTTTGGAAATGGCTCAGGGTGGGAGCGGTGTTCTTTTAGGTGGAGTACCCGGTGTTGCCGCTGCTACTGTAGTTGTTATTGGTGGAGGGGTAGTTGGAACTAATGCTGTTCGTATGGCTATGGGTATGGAAGCGCGAGTCGTCGTACTTGATCGTTCATTGCAACGTTTAAATGAATTAGACTTCCAGTTTGGTTCTAAATTAAATACCGTTTATTCTACGGCAGATGCAATAGAACACTATGTGGCCAGTGCTGACTTAGTGATTGGTGCAGTATTAGTACCGGGTGCAGCTTCTCCTAAATTAGTATCTAGGGCAATGCTCAAATCAATGCGCCCAGGATCCGTACTGGTTGATGTGGCTATCGATCAAGGCGGTTGCTTCGAAACCAGTCGTGCAACGACACATGAAGAGCCAACTTATGTAGTTGATAATGTAGTGCACTATTGCGTAGCGAATATGCCTGGCGCCGTGCCAAGAACCTCAACGTTTGCGTTAAACAATGCTACCTTACCTTTTGTTTTAAATATTGTTACTAAAGGGACTAAATTAGCCTTGTTAGATGATCATCATCTGCTTAATGGTTTGAATATTCATCAAGGTAAAGTGACTTATGAAGCAGTTGCTAGAGATTTAGATTATGAGTATTTTCCTGCCAATATAGCGTTAGCGGGTAGGTAG
- a CDS encoding GIY-YIG nuclease family protein, whose product MSKEYYIYLLTNTHHTVLYTGVTNNLVRRIYEHKNKAQLGFTQKYNVNQLVYYEICSDIVVAITREKQIKAWTRKKKEDLIATLNPEWADLYRSIC is encoded by the coding sequence ATGAGCAAGGAATACTATATTTATCTTTTAACTAATACACATCACACAGTACTCTACACTGGAGTAACCAATAATTTAGTACGTCGTATCTATGAGCATAAGAACAAGGCACAGTTAGGATTTACCCAGAAATATAATGTAAATCAATTAGTCTATTATGAGATTTGTTCCGATATTGTGGTTGCTATTACAAGAGAGAAACAAATTAAAGCGTGGACACGAAAGAAGAAAGAAGATCTGATCGCCACGTTGAATCCTGAATGGGCTGATTTATATCGGTCTATATGTTAG
- a CDS encoding penicillin-binding protein 1A encodes MKKMAYFWRKGLWALMSLVFLLLVAGSLLYLYLESQLPNVDSLKTVQLQVPLQIFSKEGLLIQEYGEKKRIPVTYDEIPQTLIHALIATEDQRFFEHPGVDIMGLGRATVRMLKTGTKSQGGSTITMQVARNFFLSRKKTFLRKFNEIMLAIKIDRELSKEKILELYLNRIYLGNRAYGVGAAAMVYFGKPLKELNIAELAMIAGLPQAPSTQNPIANPLAAKKRRDHVLERLLEEHYINEEQYQNAINQPITAKYHGTNIEVRAPYVAEMIRQSLYDNFGPDAYTKGYKVYTTIDGKLQNIANQVVEKNLIAYDHRHGYRGPIANIGEKDSQSPKTRQKHLAQYPELNTLVPAVIIDVREKEATAALQNGHTIIIPWEGLSWARPALKNGWVGKSPRKAQQVVALGDIVYVHSTDSKWQLAQIPEAESAMVALNPKNGAIEVLVGGFNFQKSKFNRATQSSRQPGSSFKPFVYAAALNNGYNLATLINDAPIVVDDPSQPNLWRPHNVNLKFNGPTRLKQALVQSKNLVSIRILDDIGIDYTIDFLTRFGFNKKALPKGLSLALGTMSVSPLDLTAAYAVFANGGFKIEPYLIDHITDTDGKVLLQAKPTVVCNPCDNNKVDASTTAPRVIPEDITFLMNSALKDVIQHGTARAARVLNRQDIAGKTGTTNDQVDAWFAGFTPDIVVTAWVGFDNPKSLHEYAAGLALPLWIDFMKEALKGKPEKEVKQPDNVVAVRIDPVSGLLAKPNQENGIIEYFRDKEVPAEQDPAPIYNATNDPQQQQQQQPFIEENLF; translated from the coding sequence ATGAAAAAAATGGCATACTTCTGGCGTAAGGGTCTTTGGGCGCTGATGAGCCTAGTTTTTCTTTTATTAGTAGCCGGTAGTCTTTTATACCTTTATCTTGAAAGCCAACTACCCAATGTAGACTCACTGAAAACAGTGCAGTTACAAGTACCTCTACAGATCTTTAGTAAAGAAGGCTTATTAATTCAAGAATATGGCGAGAAAAAACGTATTCCGGTGACCTATGATGAAATCCCACAAACATTAATTCATGCCTTAATTGCCACCGAAGATCAACGATTTTTTGAGCACCCCGGCGTTGATATCATGGGTCTAGGACGTGCCACGGTACGTATGCTCAAAACAGGTACCAAATCTCAAGGTGGCAGTACTATCACCATGCAAGTGGCTCGTAACTTCTTCTTAAGCAGGAAAAAGACTTTCTTACGTAAATTCAATGAAATCATGCTGGCTATTAAAATAGACAGGGAATTAAGTAAAGAAAAAATCTTAGAGCTTTATTTAAACCGAATTTATTTAGGTAACCGCGCCTACGGTGTTGGTGCTGCAGCGATGGTTTATTTTGGAAAGCCACTTAAAGAGCTCAATATAGCAGAGCTTGCTATGATAGCAGGTCTTCCTCAAGCTCCTTCAACGCAAAACCCAATTGCCAACCCCCTGGCGGCTAAAAAACGCCGTGACCATGTATTGGAGCGCTTATTAGAAGAACATTACATCAATGAAGAGCAGTATCAAAATGCGATTAATCAACCCATTACTGCAAAATATCATGGAACCAATATTGAAGTACGAGCTCCTTATGTAGCTGAAATGATACGTCAATCTTTATACGATAATTTTGGCCCTGATGCGTATACCAAAGGCTATAAAGTCTATACAACCATCGATGGCAAACTACAAAATATCGCGAATCAAGTAGTAGAAAAAAATCTAATAGCCTACGATCACCGCCATGGCTATAGAGGCCCAATTGCCAATATTGGCGAAAAAGACAGCCAGTCTCCTAAAACTAGACAAAAGCACCTTGCACAATACCCTGAACTAAATACCTTAGTTCCTGCAGTTATTATCGATGTAAGGGAAAAGGAAGCTACAGCAGCCCTGCAGAATGGCCATACCATTATCATCCCCTGGGAAGGTTTATCATGGGCGAGACCAGCTCTCAAAAATGGCTGGGTAGGAAAATCTCCACGTAAAGCACAACAAGTTGTTGCACTTGGAGACATAGTCTATGTTCACTCAACCGATAGCAAATGGCAATTGGCTCAAATTCCAGAAGCCGAATCAGCTATGGTTGCTCTTAATCCTAAAAATGGCGCTATAGAAGTTCTAGTTGGCGGATTCAACTTCCAAAAAAGTAAATTTAACCGAGCAACTCAATCGAGCAGGCAGCCCGGCTCTAGCTTTAAACCTTTTGTTTATGCGGCCGCTTTAAATAATGGTTATAATTTGGCCACATTAATTAATGATGCGCCTATCGTTGTTGATGATCCCAGCCAACCTAATCTATGGCGCCCCCATAATGTGAACCTCAAATTTAACGGCCCTACCCGTTTAAAACAAGCTCTAGTTCAATCTAAAAACCTAGTATCTATTAGAATTCTTGATGACATAGGTATAGATTACACTATAGATTTCTTAACTCGCTTTGGATTTAATAAAAAAGCGCTCCCTAAAGGTTTATCTTTAGCTCTAGGCACCATGTCGGTAAGTCCTCTGGATCTTACTGCTGCTTATGCTGTCTTTGCCAACGGCGGCTTTAAAATAGAACCTTATCTCATCGATCATATTACTGATACTGATGGTAAAGTTCTCCTACAAGCAAAACCAACAGTGGTGTGCAATCCTTGTGATAACAACAAGGTCGATGCGTCTACAACAGCGCCGCGCGTCATCCCAGAAGATATCACCTTTCTAATGAACTCTGCATTGAAAGATGTTATCCAACATGGTACAGCACGTGCAGCAAGGGTGCTTAATCGTCAGGACATTGCAGGTAAAACAGGAACAACCAATGATCAAGTAGATGCTTGGTTCGCTGGTTTTACTCCGGATATAGTGGTAACAGCATGGGTAGGATTTGATAATCCTAAATCGCTACATGAATATGCGGCTGGACTTGCATTACCTCTATGGATAGATTTCATGAAAGAAGCATTGAAAGGTAAACCAGAAAAAGAAGTCAAACAACCTGACAATGTTGTCGCTGTTCGTATTGATCCAGTTAGTGGATTGCTTGCTAAGCCAAACCAAGAAAATGGAATCATTGAGTATTTCCGCGATAAAGAGGTGCCAGCAGAGCAAGACCCGGCCCCTATTTATAATGCTACGAATGATCCTCAACAACAGCAGCAACAACAACCATTCATAGAAGAAAATTTATTTTAA
- a CDS encoding MC/SLC25 family protein, with product MKEKTEQPKLYAWQQIAQLPFVQGPLLGASVMAAVTPLLNWTNHVMNDKPMVWRNAMAGATEYASSAVPSYATVFFIKRLLQPSSGQTSSFYDFATSFTAGAFSGLANTPFDAVAQNKQFAKLPSSKKTREMMIKHHGYASLFKGGTATMLREGAWSTIYLTAIPILASYFSERGLKREHAEGLALILTAGSYGMLSTPLNQLRSKKQLGLTEPTPIKSYIQHAKDIWNQKPTTSVLQRFSFYFKGALPRTVTTTIAGGLLVEGQELYNTFVKPSSTPKV from the coding sequence ATGAAAGAAAAAACAGAACAACCCAAGCTGTATGCCTGGCAACAAATAGCGCAACTCCCTTTTGTACAAGGCCCGCTCTTAGGTGCAAGCGTTATGGCAGCAGTTACTCCCCTGCTCAATTGGACCAATCATGTAATGAATGATAAACCTATGGTATGGCGTAATGCGATGGCAGGAGCAACTGAATACGCAAGCTCTGCAGTTCCCTCTTACGCTACGGTTTTTTTCATCAAACGATTGTTACAGCCTAGTTCAGGTCAAACCTCATCCTTTTATGATTTTGCAACCTCATTTACTGCAGGAGCTTTCTCTGGTTTGGCAAACACGCCTTTTGATGCCGTAGCGCAGAACAAACAATTTGCAAAATTACCCTCATCAAAAAAAACCCGAGAAATGATGATAAAACATCATGGTTATGCTTCTTTGTTTAAAGGGGGAACCGCAACAATGCTCCGTGAGGGGGCTTGGTCTACCATCTATTTAACGGCAATCCCTATACTTGCTTCCTACTTTAGTGAGCGAGGACTAAAAAGAGAGCACGCTGAAGGATTAGCGTTAATATTAACCGCAGGTTCTTATGGCATGCTGAGTACTCCATTGAATCAATTACGTTCGAAAAAACAGCTAGGACTTACTGAACCGACTCCAATAAAAAGTTATATCCAACATGCCAAAGATATTTGGAATCAAAAGCCAACGACGAGTGTTTTGCAGCGTTTTTCATTTTATTTTAAAGGCGCTCTTCCTCGAACGGTAACAACGACTATTGCTGGCGGCTTATTAGTAGAAGGACAAGAACTATATAACACTTTTGTTAAACCATCTTCTACACCAAAGGTTTAG
- the pilM gene encoding type IV pilus assembly protein PilM has product MLKLFRPQHHSVLGIDISSSAVKILEISGSGEALCVDGYGRENLPPFALDGNLIKDTEAVANCIKKVLLKSRLTSKNAALAVPDSVVINKVVQINDGLNDQEMEELVIIEADKYIPYPIDEINLDFEILGHSAKNSAMLDVLIVASRAENVHRRAEVAALAGLTATIIDVESYAVERAALQLAKDLPASGQDKIVAIVDIGMRFCHLFVLDGMKLIFSREEKFGGMQLIEAIAEHYKMTPEQAMEAKEQGTLPNDYDSEVLTPYKEMLLLQIKRTLQFFYSTSQHGFVDHILLAGGGARQYGLDTLIQEQLGVMTTVANPLARMSMNKTINLEAIKNDAPALMVACGLALRNIE; this is encoded by the coding sequence GTGCTCAAACTCTTTAGACCCCAACATCATTCAGTTTTGGGAATAGACATCAGTTCATCCGCGGTGAAAATCTTAGAAATTTCTGGTTCTGGAGAAGCGCTATGCGTCGATGGTTACGGGCGTGAAAACTTGCCCCCTTTTGCTCTCGACGGCAATTTGATTAAAGATACTGAAGCCGTTGCCAATTGTATCAAGAAAGTACTCTTAAAATCACGATTAACTTCTAAGAATGCGGCATTAGCAGTTCCTGATTCTGTGGTCATTAATAAAGTAGTGCAGATTAATGATGGTCTCAATGATCAAGAAATGGAAGAACTTGTTATTATTGAAGCAGATAAATATATTCCCTATCCTATAGATGAAATTAACCTTGATTTTGAGATTCTGGGGCATTCTGCTAAAAACTCAGCCATGTTAGATGTGTTAATAGTCGCGTCAAGAGCAGAAAATGTTCATCGTAGGGCTGAGGTTGCTGCTCTTGCTGGTTTGACTGCTACCATTATTGACGTAGAGTCTTATGCGGTAGAACGAGCCGCTCTGCAGCTAGCAAAGGACTTACCAGCAAGCGGACAGGATAAAATAGTCGCTATTGTCGATATTGGAATGCGGTTTTGTCATTTGTTTGTTCTTGATGGCATGAAGTTAATCTTTTCTAGAGAGGAAAAGTTTGGCGGTATGCAGCTGATCGAGGCCATTGCCGAACACTATAAAATGACTCCAGAACAAGCAATGGAGGCAAAAGAACAAGGAACGCTACCTAATGATTATGATTCCGAAGTACTAACACCGTATAAAGAAATGCTCTTGTTACAGATTAAGCGCACTTTGCAATTTTTCTATTCAACAAGTCAACATGGTTTTGTTGATCACATTTTATTGGCAGGAGGTGGGGCAAGACAGTATGGGTTAGATACTTTAATTCAAGAGCAATTAGGAGTTATGACTACTGTTGCCAACCCTTTGGCTCGCATGTCTATGAACAAAACGATTAATCTTGAGGCTATAAAGAATGATGCTCCTGCATTGATGGTGGCTTGTGGATTAGCTCTAAGAAATATAGAGTGA
- a CDS encoding PilN domain-containing protein produces the protein MTHINLLPWREQQREQEKKYFIVLLAIGALISGFIVFLMNYYASDLVSDQTNRNTILQKEIKILDDELKEIKTLKQTRQSLISRMSIVQNLQSTRTLMVHLFDELIKVLPPGVYATKLERKNDIVTLWGYTESNTNISILMRNIENNAWIQNPGLTEIKKMEETQQPANNEFKLSFVLKAKY, from the coding sequence ATGACACATATCAACCTTCTTCCGTGGCGTGAACAACAAAGAGAACAAGAAAAAAAGTATTTTATTGTTCTGTTAGCTATAGGGGCACTAATTTCTGGCTTCATAGTATTTCTTATGAATTATTATGCTTCCGATCTTGTAAGTGATCAAACAAACCGTAATACAATATTACAGAAAGAAATTAAGATTTTAGATGATGAGCTAAAAGAAATTAAGACATTAAAACAAACCAGACAATCATTAATTTCTAGAATGTCCATAGTTCAGAATTTGCAATCGACTAGAACTTTAATGGTTCATCTATTTGATGAGTTAATTAAAGTTTTACCTCCTGGAGTTTATGCCACTAAATTGGAAAGAAAGAATGATATAGTAACCCTTTGGGGATACACTGAATCTAATACCAATATTTCTATTTTAATGAGAAACATAGAAAATAATGCTTGGATTCAAAATCCTGGGCTAACAGAAATCAAAAAAATGGAAGAGACGCAACAGCCTGCAAATAATGAATTTAAGTTAAGTTTTGTACTTAAAGCAAAATATTAG